From the Labrus mixtus chromosome 17, fLabMix1.1, whole genome shotgun sequence genome, one window contains:
- the LOC132992324 gene encoding eukaryotic translation initiation factor 4E-binding protein 1-like, giving the protein MSAGGQTTRSREIPAVRRVTIDDAAHMPQDYSTTPGGTLFSTTPGGTRIIYDRKFLLQCRTSPLTRTPPKLPDIPGVTRALKQDSPSNTNQPEPTPTIKTDHDQHKEESAEDAQFEMDI; this is encoded by the exons atgtcagctggaggtcagacCACTCGGAGCCGGGAAATCCCGGCCGTCAGACGGGTCACCATCGACGATGCTGCTCACATGCCCCAAGACTACTCCACGACTCCGGGAGGGACTCTGTTCAGCACTACGCCCGGGG GCACGAGAATAATTTATGACAGGAAGTTCCTCCTGCAGTGTCGGACATCTCCTCTGACTCGCACGCCTCCCAAACTGCCTGACATCCCAGGCGTCACCAGGGCCCTCAAACAAGACTCCCCCAGCAACACAAACCAGCCTGAACCGACACCCACTATCAAGACTGACCACGACCAGCACAAAGAGGAGAGTGCAG aagaCGCCCAGTTTGAAATGGACATCTGA